A region of Allocoleopsis franciscana PCC 7113 DNA encodes the following proteins:
- a CDS encoding NAD(P) transhydrogenase subunit alpha: MTAATLLSSLFVFVLASFVGFEVINKVPPTLHTPLMSGANAISGIAVIGALIISGPKESSITVILGLLAIVLAMVNVVGGFLVTDRMLQMFKKKEVKA, translated from the coding sequence ATGACAGCAGCTACATTACTTTCCAGTTTGTTTGTATTTGTGCTGGCGTCTTTTGTTGGTTTTGAAGTGATCAACAAAGTGCCGCCAACACTCCATACCCCCCTGATGTCCGGAGCTAACGCCATTTCTGGCATTGCTGTGATTGGGGCATTGATTATCTCTGGCCCTAAAGAGTCGAGTATCACTGTGATTTTGGGCTTACTTGCCATCGTACTGGCAATGGTCAACGTGGTGGGTGGTTTCCTGGTGACGGATCGGATGTTGCAAATGTTTAAGAAGAAAGAGGTGAAGGCATGA
- a CDS encoding NAD(P)(+) transhydrogenase (Re/Si-specific) subunit beta — MTDFLPTGIELSYLVAASLFIFGLKKLGSPATARQGNVIAAVGMLLAIVATLLERQVLNYQMILLALVIGSVLGVIAALKVQMTDMPQMVGLLNGLGGAASALVGIGEFWRLLSTGEPVTLYATITIILGVLIGGVTLTGSLVAFAKLQGLLPGAPMTFPLQQPINALILIGFFVVSGFLIATPGHLSIFLGLLAISLLLGVLFVIPIGGGDMPVVISLLNSYSGLAASAAGFVVMNNMLIIAGALVGASGIILTQIMCKAMNRSLASVLFGAFGSSGSVAIAGASGSSDQTVKSVDAEEAAMMLGYARNVVIVPGYGMAVAQAQHAVRELADQLDKLGVEVKYAIHPVAGRMPGHMNVLLAEANVPYPQLYDMDDINPQFDETDVALVIGANDVVNPAARSDAGSPIYGMPILEVDKAKHAIVIKRGMSTGFAGVDNELFYKDKTMMLFGSAKDVVAQLVSQVKQL, encoded by the coding sequence ATGACCGACTTTCTCCCGACTGGGATTGAGCTGAGCTATTTAGTGGCAGCATCGCTATTTATTTTTGGCCTGAAAAAGCTGGGTTCCCCGGCAACAGCACGTCAGGGAAATGTCATAGCTGCCGTAGGCATGTTGCTGGCTATCGTGGCGACCCTACTAGAACGGCAGGTACTCAACTATCAGATGATTCTCTTGGCGCTGGTCATTGGCTCAGTGCTGGGTGTGATCGCAGCGTTAAAAGTGCAAATGACCGACATGCCTCAGATGGTCGGTCTGCTCAATGGTCTGGGGGGTGCAGCCTCTGCCTTGGTAGGGATTGGCGAATTCTGGCGCTTGTTGAGTACTGGGGAACCGGTCACCCTGTACGCTACGATTACGATTATTCTTGGTGTATTGATTGGTGGGGTTACCCTGACGGGGAGTTTAGTGGCGTTTGCGAAATTGCAAGGACTTCTCCCCGGAGCTCCGATGACGTTTCCCTTGCAACAACCTATCAACGCTTTGATCTTGATTGGGTTTTTCGTGGTGAGTGGCTTTCTGATTGCCACACCCGGTCATCTTTCTATCTTCTTGGGGCTGCTTGCCATCTCCTTGCTTCTCGGCGTGCTGTTTGTCATCCCCATTGGGGGGGGTGATATGCCGGTGGTGATTTCCCTGCTCAACTCGTACTCTGGCCTAGCCGCGAGTGCTGCGGGTTTTGTCGTGATGAATAACATGTTAATCATTGCTGGCGCATTGGTCGGTGCGTCGGGAATCATCCTCACTCAGATTATGTGTAAAGCGATGAACCGCTCCCTGGCTAGTGTGCTGTTCGGTGCCTTTGGTTCGAGTGGTTCTGTTGCCATTGCTGGTGCTAGTGGCAGCAGTGACCAGACCGTCAAGAGTGTTGATGCGGAAGAAGCGGCGATGATGCTGGGCTATGCCCGAAATGTCGTGATTGTTCCTGGCTATGGGATGGCGGTGGCTCAGGCACAGCACGCCGTGCGAGAGTTGGCGGATCAGTTGGATAAACTGGGTGTTGAGGTTAAATATGCCATTCACCCGGTTGCGGGTCGGATGCCGGGACACATGAATGTGTTGTTGGCGGAGGCGAATGTGCCTTATCCCCAGCTTTACGATATGGATGACATCAATCCCCAATTCGATGAAACCGATGTGGCTCTGGTGATTGGTGCCAACGATGTGGTTAATCCAGCCGCTCGCAGTGATGCGGGGAGTCCAATTTACGGAATGCCGATTTTAGAGGTAGACAAGGCTAAGCACGCGATTGTAATTAAACGCGGCATGAGTACGGGCTTTGCTGGTGTTGATAATGAGCTGTTTTACAAAGACAAAACGATGATGCTTTTTGGTAGCGCCAAAGATGTCGTCGCGCAGCTTGTTTCTCAGGTGAAGCAGCTTTAA